ATCCGCGCTCGCTCGGCACGCCGGCAGCGCCTTACGTCGATGCGTCGATCACAGGCGCCGCCAAGAATAACAAGGCGGCGATCCCGGCGGCGAACACCGCCGCGACGTTATTGTCCGGTGCGATCGGCACGGATTCGCTGACAACGAATTTCGCCGCCGGCGACACCATCACGGTCAACAGCATCGTCATCACCTTCGTGGCGGCGGGCGCTGTCGGCAACCAGCTCAACGTCACCGACAACATCGGAACGCTGCTGGCCAAGATCGATTCGATCACCGGCACGGCAACTGCGTCGTCGATCAACGCCAGTGGCGCCGTTACCCTGCACACCGGCACCACGTCTGATCTGAGCATCACCAGCTCCAACACCACGGCGTTTGGGGCGCTCGGCCTGACGAGCCCCGTGAGCGTGTTGCGCGGCGGCGGCGGCACGGCCGGCACCGGACAGGTGCTCGGCAGCGATCTCCAGGCCTTCATCAACGAATCCGTCAGCGGCGGCGCGGTGACGGCCTACGACATCTCCGGATCGCCAGTCAGCCTGCAACTGCGCTGGGCCAAGGTCGACAGTTCGTCGCTCGGCGCCGGCCACACGGATACCTGGAACATGTTCTACCAGGTCAACTCCAACGCCACCGGCTCCGACCTCGCCTGGCAGAACGTCAACACCGACTTCACTTTCTCGCCGAACGGCCAGATGAACCCGGCGATCGCCGGCATCACCCTGACCGCGCCGACCATCGGCGGCGTGCCGCTCGGCAACGTCGCGATCAACTTCGGCGCCGGGGGTGTCACCCAGTTCGCCGACTCCAACGGCAACGTGAAAGTCAACCAGATCCAGCAGGATGGCTTTCCGGCGGGGTCACTGCAGACCGTGTCGGTCGGCGAGAACGGCCGCGTGGTCGGCAACTACTCCAACGGCCGCAACATCGACCTGGCGCAGATCTCGGTCGCGACATTCAACGGCACCAACTTCCTCAAACGCATCGACGGCGGCGCGTTCGAGGCGACGGACCAGTCCGGCTCGGCGCTGTACGGCAGCGGCGGGACGATCGTCGGCTCGTCGCTGGAAAGCTCCAACACCGACATTGCCGACGAGTTCACCAAGCTGATCGTCACCCAGCAGGCCTATTCGGCCAACACGAAGGTGATCACCACAGCCAACTCGATGGTTCAGGATCTGCTGAACGTGATGCGATAGGTCGCGCACATGGACGGCCTGATCCGACAGGGAATTGAAACGAGCAGTTTGTCATGAGTCTCAGTCAAGCCCTTTCGATTGCCATGTCGGGACTGCGCGCCAACCAGCTTGGGCTGTCGCTGACCTCGTCGAACGTCGCCAATTCCGACACGCCTGGCTACATCCGCAAGACCGTCAACCAGGTGCAGACGGTCTCCGGGGCGATCGGTGCCGGCGTCAGCGTCACCGGCGTCAATCGCGAACTCGACCTGTATCTGCAGCAGCAGATACGCACCGAGCAGTCCGGCGCGTCGTACGCCGACCTGCGCTCCTCGATTCTGAGCAGCCTGCAGTCGATCTACGGCGCCCCCGGCAACACCGGAACGCTGGAAGCCGCGTTCAACAATCTGGTCACCGCGGTGCAGGCGCTATCGACCAGCTCCGACAGCCAGTCGGCCCGGATCGGCGTGCTCAATGCAGCGCAGTCGCTGACTCAGCAGCTCAACAGCATGTCGGGCGGCATCCAGTCGCTGCGCAGCCAGGCGGAATCCGGGCTCAATTCGGCGGTCAACACCGCCAACACCGCGATGCAGCAGATCGCCGATCTCAACGCCCAGCTTCAGAGCGGCAACACCACCGATGCCGCGGCCGCGGCCCTGAAGGACCAGCGCGACCAGTATGTCGATCAGTTGTCGCAACTGATGGACATCCGCGTCATCGACAACGGCGACAATCAGATCCAGATCTTCACCAATTCCGGCGTGCAACTGGTCGGTGCCCAGGCCTCGACGCTGTCGTTCAATCCGCAAGGCACGGTAACACCGAACACCCAGTGGGACGCCGACCCGACCAAGAGCACGCTCGGCACCCTCACGCTCAATTTCCCGAACGGCGGTTCGCTCAACCTGATTCAGACCAATTCGATCCGCTCCGGCACCATCGCCGGCTATCTCGAGCTGCGCGACAACACGCTGGTGCAGGCGCAAACCCAGCTTGACCAGTTTGCCGCCAACATGTCGAGCCTGTTGTCCGACAAGACCACGGCGGGAACTGCGGTGAGCTCGGGGCCGTCGAACGGCTTCGATCTCGATCTGTCCGGCCTGCAGAACGGCAATGTAATCCATCTCACCTATACGGATGCCAGCAACGTCCAGCATCAGCTGTCGCTGCTGCGGGTCGACGATCCGTCGGTGCTGCCCTTGTCCAACAGCGCCACCACCGATCCCAACGATCAGGTGATCGGTATCGATTTCTCCGCCGGCATGGCTTCGGTGACGAGCCAGCTCAATGCGGCGCTCGGCTCGGCCGGCCTGCAATTCTCCAACATCGGCTCGACGCTGCGGGTGCTCGACGACGGCTTCGGGACGGCGACCGTGAACGCCGCCTCCGTGACGTCGACCACATCATCGCTGCTGGGCGGCAGCGGCGAGGTGCCGTTGTTCACCGACGGCAACAGCCTTTATACCGGCGCGATCACCGCGGCGGGCCAGCAGTCGGTGGGGCTCGCGGCGCGCATCCGGGTGAACAGCCAGATCGTCGGTGATCCGTCGAAGCTGGTGCAATACAACGCGACGACGTCGTCCGGCGACACCAAGCGGCCGGATTTCCTTTACCAGCAGCTCACCGCCGGCAAGTCGCTGTATCCGGCGTCGACCGGTTTCGGCACCTCGGCGACGCCGTTCCAGGCGACGCTGTCGAATTTCTCGCAGCAGATCGCCAGCGCCCAGGGCCAGTCGGCGGACACCGCCAAGCAGATCGCCGACGGTCAGGACGTGGTGCTGAGCACGCTGCGGGAGAAGTTCAACACCCAGTCCGGCGTCAACATCGACGAGGAAATGGCGCACTTGCTGTCGCTGCAGAATGCATATGCGGCGAACGCGCGGGTGATGTCGACCGTCAAGCAGATGTTCGACGCGTTGCTGCAGATCTAACGTTATGTTTTGGAGTAGGACATCATGACGGTTAGCGGCGTAGGCATCAAGACATCGGTTCTGGCATCGCGAATCCTGAATCTGCAAGGCCAGTTCGACGATCTGCAGACTCAGCTGGCCACCGGCAAGAAATCGAACACCTATGCCGGCATGGGCGCCAACCGCGGCTTTGCCATTGGGCTGCGTGCGCAGATCAGCAGCATCGACGCCTTCGCGGACACGATGACTAACGTCAGAACGCGCATCGACGTCGCCAACGCAGCACTGACGCGGATTGTCGCGATCGGAACCACGGTGCAGGGCGCGGCGACGACGTCCTCGACCCAGATCACCAGCAACGGCCAGACCATTGCCCAGGGCACGGCACGCAGTTCGCTCGACGAGATGCTGAGCCTGCTGAACAGCCGGTCGGGCGATCGCTATCTGTTTTCCGGACGCGCCACCGATACGCCGGCCGCGGCGGCGACCGACGACATTCTCAACGGCGTCGGCGCGCAGGCGGGCCTGAAACAGCTGATCGCGGAGCGCAAGCAGGCCGACGTCGGCTCCGGCACCGGCCGGCTGACACAGGCGACGCCGACGGCGACGTCGATTTCATTGACCGAGGACGCCGGTCCGTTTGGCCTGAAGCTCGTCGCGATCACCTCGTCGGCCGCAAGCGTCACGATCACCGGGCCGGCCGGCTCGCCGGCCACCGAGTCGCTCGATCTCGGCGCGACCAACCTGAACGCCGGCGCCACCATCACGCTGGCGTTCAATCTACCGGACGGCACCACCGAAAACGTGCAGTTGACCGCGACCACCACGACGCCGCCGCAGGCCGGCCAGTTCCTGATCGGCGCCAACTCGACCGCGACCGCCGCCAACCTCAACACCGCGCTGACCACCGCCGTCGGCGGCCTCGCCAACGGCGCCCTGGTGGCGGCGTCCGCGATGAAGGCGTCCAGCGAGTTCTTTAGCGGCAGCCCGGTGCCGCGCGTCGGTGGCCCGCCGTTCGCTACCGCGACGGCGCAGGTGCCCGGCACGGCTGCGAATACGCTCTCCTGGTACAATGGCGAAACCGGCACCGACTCCGCGCGCGGCACCGCGGTGGCACGCGTCGACGACGCCATCACCGTGCAATATGGCGCCCGCGCCAACGAGCCGGCGCTGACGGCGCAATTGCAGACCATCGCGGCCATGGCCGCCATGACCACCACGACCGGCGACCCGAACGCCAGCGCCCAGATCGGCGCGCTCTATCAGCGGGTCGCGACAAAACTTCTGGTGCAGACCGGCCAGCAGAGCGTGCAGGACATTGCGGCGGATTTCGCCGGCGCGCAAACCGCGATGAAGTCGGCAGCCGATCGCCAGACCCAGACCAGGAACACCGCGGAGACCATGCTGCAATCGATCGAAGGCGTCACCGACGCGGAGGTCACGGCGAAACTCCTCGCCGTGCAGAACAGCCTCAACGCGTCGTACCAGACGACGGCGATGCTCTATCAAACCACGCTGCTGAGATATCTCTAAGGCGCGCTGTCCGGCTTAGACTTGTTCGACGCGTCAGGCTGGCCATTGGGGGTAGCGCGCAGACCCGCGCATCCGGCTTTTTCAGCGTTTCAATTGCAAGCGAGCTGGATTGCGCAGCAGTTCGGGCCTGCCCGAATTGCGTTCTTCTCAAGAGGGCCAAGTCGGATAGATCCGGCCTGGGCTGTCAAGCCCGGCAATGACGAACAACAAGATCGTCTGCGCTTTCCCGGGGATTGAAAAGCACGAACGTTTCCAGCCTGCGCCGAAGTGCGAGCGAAGGGCGCCTTAGGAACGGCGCCCCACACGCGATGTTCGGATTTGCTTAAGACCTGAACGCCGGCTCGCCCGCCGATGGCTTCGGATACTCCCCACCATCTTCACCTTTTCTTCACCATGATTTTGGAACCGGCGCGGTAGCACCGTATATCTGCCGGGTCCGATTCATTTTTCATTGATCATTTGGTTTCAGGGTGCCCGGGTTCGGCCAAGAAGGCCGCGCTGTTGCGTAACACCAGAAAGGTTGTGTCCATGTCTCTCTCCAACA
The genomic region above belongs to Bradyrhizobium sediminis and contains:
- a CDS encoding flagellar hook protein FlgE, translating into MGIFGALTTSVSGLRAQSYALENISGNIANSQTTAFKRIDTSFLDLIPDTGVNNQLAGSVTTGSRETNTVQGDVQSASVSTYMAINGSGFFVVQKPGSFTDNQPVFSGVDNYTRRGDFALDKNGYLVNGAGYYVEGVGIDPATGNMTGSVPQVLKFANDFLPAVPTSVVNYRANLASYPLTTRHDNSVPGSELLRPADFASGNPRSLGTPAAPYVDASITGAAKNNKAAIPAANTAATLLSGAIGTDSLTTNFAAGDTITVNSIVITFVAAGAVGNQLNVTDNIGTLLAKIDSITGTATASSINASGAVTLHTGTTSDLSITSSNTTAFGALGLTSPVSVLRGGGGTAGTGQVLGSDLQAFINESVSGGAVTAYDISGSPVSLQLRWAKVDSSSLGAGHTDTWNMFYQVNSNATGSDLAWQNVNTDFTFSPNGQMNPAIAGITLTAPTIGGVPLGNVAINFGAGGVTQFADSNGNVKVNQIQQDGFPAGSLQTVSVGENGRVVGNYSNGRNIDLAQISVATFNGTNFLKRIDGGAFEATDQSGSALYGSGGTIVGSSLESSNTDIADEFTKLIVTQQAYSANTKVITTANSMVQDLLNVMR
- the flgK gene encoding flagellar hook-associated protein FlgK, which produces MSLSQALSIAMSGLRANQLGLSLTSSNVANSDTPGYIRKTVNQVQTVSGAIGAGVSVTGVNRELDLYLQQQIRTEQSGASYADLRSSILSSLQSIYGAPGNTGTLEAAFNNLVTAVQALSTSSDSQSARIGVLNAAQSLTQQLNSMSGGIQSLRSQAESGLNSAVNTANTAMQQIADLNAQLQSGNTTDAAAAALKDQRDQYVDQLSQLMDIRVIDNGDNQIQIFTNSGVQLVGAQASTLSFNPQGTVTPNTQWDADPTKSTLGTLTLNFPNGGSLNLIQTNSIRSGTIAGYLELRDNTLVQAQTQLDQFAANMSSLLSDKTTAGTAVSSGPSNGFDLDLSGLQNGNVIHLTYTDASNVQHQLSLLRVDDPSVLPLSNSATTDPNDQVIGIDFSAGMASVTSQLNAALGSAGLQFSNIGSTLRVLDDGFGTATVNAASVTSTTSSLLGGSGEVPLFTDGNSLYTGAITAAGQQSVGLAARIRVNSQIVGDPSKLVQYNATTSSGDTKRPDFLYQQLTAGKSLYPASTGFGTSATPFQATLSNFSQQIASAQGQSADTAKQIADGQDVVLSTLREKFNTQSGVNIDEEMAHLLSLQNAYAANARVMSTVKQMFDALLQI
- a CDS encoding flagellar biosynthesis protein FlgL; this translates as MTVSGVGIKTSVLASRILNLQGQFDDLQTQLATGKKSNTYAGMGANRGFAIGLRAQISSIDAFADTMTNVRTRIDVANAALTRIVAIGTTVQGAATTSSTQITSNGQTIAQGTARSSLDEMLSLLNSRSGDRYLFSGRATDTPAAAATDDILNGVGAQAGLKQLIAERKQADVGSGTGRLTQATPTATSISLTEDAGPFGLKLVAITSSAASVTITGPAGSPATESLDLGATNLNAGATITLAFNLPDGTTENVQLTATTTTPPQAGQFLIGANSTATAANLNTALTTAVGGLANGALVAASAMKASSEFFSGSPVPRVGGPPFATATAQVPGTAANTLSWYNGETGTDSARGTAVARVDDAITVQYGARANEPALTAQLQTIAAMAAMTTTTGDPNASAQIGALYQRVATKLLVQTGQQSVQDIAADFAGAQTAMKSAADRQTQTRNTAETMLQSIEGVTDAEVTAKLLAVQNSLNASYQTTAMLYQTTLLRYL